In Methylomonas sp. MK1, the following are encoded in one genomic region:
- a CDS encoding branched-chain amino acid transaminase, with the protein MATMDDRDGLIWLDGKWVDWRDAKVHVLTHTLHYGCGVFEGLRAYKTDAGTAIFKLAEHTDRLFRSAHIMNMKMPFSKEEINQAHRDAVAKNNLDSAYIRSMVFFGSEGMGLRADNLKVHVMVAAWTWGAYLGAENMEKGIRIRTSSYTRNHVNSTMCKAKANGNYINSILALQEALSTGYDEALLLDHEGFCAEGSGENLFIVRNGKIYTPETTSALEGITRDTLITIAREQGYEVIEKRITRDEVYVADEAFFTGSAAEVTPIRQYDNRDIGSGSRGPITEKLQALYFDYVQGRRADHKEWLTLVS; encoded by the coding sequence ATGGCAACGATGGATGATAGAGACGGGTTGATTTGGCTAGACGGAAAATGGGTTGATTGGCGCGATGCAAAAGTCCACGTATTAACTCATACCCTACATTACGGTTGCGGCGTCTTCGAGGGCTTACGCGCGTATAAAACCGATGCCGGCACCGCGATTTTCAAGCTGGCCGAGCACACTGATCGCTTGTTTCGTTCCGCGCATATCATGAACATGAAAATGCCGTTCTCTAAAGAAGAGATTAACCAGGCGCATCGCGACGCGGTTGCCAAAAACAATCTGGACAGTGCCTACATCCGCAGCATGGTGTTCTTCGGCTCGGAAGGCATGGGCTTGCGCGCCGACAATCTGAAAGTACACGTGATGGTAGCCGCCTGGACCTGGGGCGCGTATCTGGGCGCGGAAAACATGGAAAAAGGTATCCGCATCCGCACCTCGTCCTATACCCGTAACCACGTTAACAGCACGATGTGCAAAGCCAAGGCCAACGGCAATTACATCAATTCGATCCTGGCCTTGCAGGAAGCCTTGTCCACCGGTTATGACGAGGCTTTGTTGTTGGACCACGAAGGTTTTTGCGCGGAAGGCAGCGGCGAGAACCTGTTCATCGTCCGTAACGGCAAAATCTACACCCCGGAAACAACATCGGCTTTGGAAGGCATCACCCGCGACACTTTGATCACCATCGCCCGCGAACAGGGCTATGAAGTGATCGAAAAACGCATCACCCGTGACGAAGTCTATGTCGCCGATGAAGCCTTCTTCACCGGTTCCGCCGCCGAAGTCACGCCGATTCGCCAATACGACAACCGCGACATCGGTTCCGGCAGCCGCGGCCCGATCACCGAAAAGCTGCAAGCCTTGTATTTCGACTACGTCCAAGGCCGTCGTGCCGACCATAAGGAATGGCTGACGCTCGTTTCTTAA